TATAAAACATTACATAAGGAAATTGGTCTGAAATAAGCCATATTCTCTGGGTTAGGAATGAGAATAATATGAATGTATGATTGATTTTCTATAACATATGCCCCAAACTCAGCACTGACAGCACAGCTCAAATGACATCAGACCCTCTTCAATCTTCCTCtatgattctttttctttttcttttttgttagatACTTTGTGTTTATCATCGTGAACATTAAGTACtattctatttttaataaataatattacttacttatagaataaataaataaaaagcaggAAAACTATCACAATCAGGTGACTTCGTAGGAAACATCTTAAATAGGGCGTTTCTAATTACAGGAAATGCATGGCTTTGGCTCACTAAAGCTTTCTTTTCTTAGATTACTCTGTGGATGGTCCACAGTCATAGGTCTCAATGACTGTGGTACCCTAACAGAATTtgctaattttatttctttttgcgtgtaattttttttatagatactCTGTAGGCTATCTTTTGCTATGCAATGTTCTTGAGGTGGCTTCATTGCAATAAAATCTATTAGTATGTTGTTAGCTCATGGGAAAGATGACTCCAAGGATGATAAAAGGATGTAATACAACTGTTAAGAGTTAAgtaggatttgaaagaatttttttttttttttgatggtttTATAGTTTCTTGTCTGTTTGACTGAATCACAGGTTGAGGAACTAAAAGAGGGAATGTGTTGCATTTTACATTGAAATAATTGAAGCAGTTTAGGGTCATTGTTTTAGTCTGATGCGGTTAATGGTTAGTATGTTGATGATATAAAGTACCAAATGTTACTGTGAGCTACATCTTTTAACTAAATGTGATTATGATATTATTTTGGACTTGGTAGGGTTAGGCTTGTCTTTCAATTTCCCCAATCTCAAAACGCTTTTAAAACTGAATTGTAGCTAGACAGACTTGCTAAGTATAATGTTTCAAAGATCTTTGTACAGTTTTATTCAATGTTATTGTTAGAGAGAGTTCTTTGTTATctttacttatcaataaaataaaataaaaattctttgttATCTTCATCTTTCCTTCTCTGTGTGTAAGTTTATCCATCTTTTCTCACAGATTTTAGTTAGTGGAAGATACTTAACTTTTCGTTTATGGACTTGAATTACAGGGtattcttattattaattttaaaatgaagaagatgatagCCCTAGGCTTTGAGGGTTCAGCCAACAAGATTGGTGTTGGGGTTGTAACTTTAGATGGCACCATTCTATCAAATCCACGCCATACCTACATTACCCCACCTGGCCAAGGATTCCTTCCCCGAGAAACTGCTCAACACCATCTCCAACACATTCTTCCATTGATCAAATCTGCTTTGAAGACTGCCCAAATAACCCCAGATGAAATAGATTGCCTATGTTACACCAAGGGCCCTGGCATGGGAGCACCACTACAAGTTGCTGCTGTTGTTGTTCGGATTCTTTCACAGCTGTGGAAGAAGCCCATTGTTGCAGTTAACCACTGTGTGGCACATATTGAGATGGGGAGGATTGTGACTGGGGCAGATGATCCTGTTGTATTGTATGTTAGTGGTGGGAATACACAGGTAATAGCATATAGTGAAGGGCGGTACCAGATTTTTGGGGAGACCATTGATATTGCAGTTGGAAATTGCTTGGATCGATTTGCTAGGGTGTTAACACTGTCCAATGATCCAAACCCTGGATATAACATTGAGCAGGTATGTATCTAAACATGGATGGAGTTTTCACTTTATATAGCTGACCATgcatataaatattttcaatgcTTCTTCATCTGGTTcctttttgggtttctttttttattttattttttgtttatatagaGATTTGCTTTcgttaatttatttattgaatatattgataattaatttatttgttaaatataaCTAAGACAAAATCGTTTTCACTATGAGGACTATTAAGATCAATATACATGTAAGTGTGTGGAATGTGGCCAATAAGCTCTAGCCCAAATGGCAGCTCCTTTCCCTTATAAAAGCAAGGTGAATGGTTAGGCCATGGATTTAAGATCCACCGTGTGCATATGTAACTTGGTATTCAAAAAAATGTATGCTTGTTGAATGTGTAGACACATATTTATATCCTTATTTGCTTTAGATGATCATACAAcgtaaaatgcaaaattagaggaTTTGTGGTTGAAATCAGGTTACAAAAGATTGATCACTGACAGCTTAAAAGTTacaggaaattgaaaaattatttttttttaaagcaagaTGTTAGAAACTCTGACAGCAGGTTTTTTTAAAGCTTTAGGGTGGCTTAGTTTagatttaaactttaaagttcaGAAAAGTTTAGATTGCTGTTGGGTTTGCTATGCTGTTTCATGTTATATTCTATCACATCCTATTTTTTTAGAGCCTCCGTGCTTTGGTTGTTGATTCATTCTAAATGCTTAACTGCGCTCATTTGTTACAGTTTattttcagctttttgaaaatggGGTTGACATGcctgatattattttatttttttctttaccagcTTGCAAAGAAAGGAGAACAATTTATAGACCTTCCTTATGTTGTAAAAGGGATGGATGTATCTTTTAGTGGAATATTGAGCTATATTGAAGCCACTGCTGTGGAGAAGCTAAAAAATAATGAGTGCACCCCTGCAGACTTGTGTTACTCCTTGCAGGTAAACTGTAGTCgtaaattattttgtatttgaacTAAGCTATTCTTCATATCTCAATCATTAGATGTTGTATCATCATGTTTGTTGGTTCTTTGCCTTAATTCTCTTCCTCTCAAAAGCTAACTCACCCTATGTGGGAGGGACTTTTCTAAAGTTCCATATACTAGGCCATAcggttttctctcttttattttacttatacaCCCAAAAAGaactttatttatattattctgACATATATTATGTGTAATATTTTGATATGTAATATGTTGCAGGAAACTGTGTTTGCCATGCTTGTGGAGATTACAGAACGGGCAATGGCACACTGTGACACGAAAGATGTTCTTATTGTTGGTGGTGTTGGTTGCAATGAGCGTTTGCAGGAGATGATGAGAACAATGTGCTCAGAGCGTGGTGGAAAGTTGTTTGCTACTGATGACAGGTATTGCATTGATAACGGAGCAATGATTGCATACACTGGTCTCCTTGCTTATGCTCATGGCACGGTAACTCCACTGGAGGAATCGACTTTCACCCAGCGGTTCCGTACTGATGAAGTACATGCAATCTGGAGACAGAAAAATGAGCCTTCTAACATGAATGGCCTCATGCAGGAAAGTAGCTAAATCTAGAAGATCTAGTGGTATGGTCTTTCTAATGCTTGCGAGAATTAAGATCAATAATGAATTCcttatttaaatattagtatGAAAATGTTACAATATTCAAAGGAGAAACTGACTTAGCTATGCTGCCATGGAATTTAAAATAGTATTTGGTACCAATCAAGAAACATACATTCACGAATTGTACTAAATGTATTACTTATTGAGTAGCTATATGTTAGTTTACAGTTATTGTATGGGTTATTCTGAGGACATTTTGCTGTGGGCTGGTACACACAAATTTTGATTGGATATATTTTACCAGTGATTATGGTTATAGGGCTTGGAATTTGGTTCCTAACCTTTCAGGATGGGGCTATTTGACTAATTATATTATGGAATCATGTATTATGGTGATTGATTTTACCATGGTAATTATTTGGAGAGAATATAGTTGGTTAAGAACTTGCCAACCTGCCTGAGTTTTGGGGAAACAGAATGGATGATTCTCTAAATTCTGATAGTTAATGGATTTTGCAAATTAAGAAAATCCAGGCCAACTACCTCTTTgtgcttttattttcttgagaCTAAAAAATGACCCACTCGAATTAAAGGGAACTAAGTTAACAGCCTCTTTGTTCTTAATGTCTCTGATCCAAGTCTTTGTGACCACCTAGATTCGGTTAATTTTTCTGTTCTGCATGTGCTAGGTCGCATTCCATTAAGGTAGTTGGGCAGGTTTGCAGATGGGGGTAGGTACTCATATACTTGATATTTATTGTTGGCCCGCTTCTAGTACAACTTGGGGTCTACAAGAATTGAATCAAGTACCTAATACCATGTATGAAATCCATAAATTTAAGGGGCTTTTATACTTTAAGAATGTGGACCAATAATATTAATATCAAACACACTATCACCAacagttattttatttactgTGTCATTATCATAAATGAATTCATTTTCCAAGTGGGATGTGCAACTACAAAACAGAGCCACTTACAATTAGTGAAAATTGATAAtacaaaggaagaaaaataggaGAAAATGGTTTCATTTCACATTACCTTTTGTAAAATTTGGTGCAgaatacttttcaaaaaatgatCTGGCTCAGATTGAATTGAGTCAGAGACACAAATGTTACTATATTTGCAATCCTTTAGCTACCACTACAACCATTGGACTCGATTACAATCAGACTCTCGACTGAAACACTATCATTCTTATTCATTGCATAAAACCAAGTTATGATTTTCAGCATTGTCGGCAGTTCCCACCTTTATTAGCCACTGCTGCAGTTGTAGACTCACATCACCCACCAACATCATCTGTTAAGCTGTAACATGAACCACCATAAGCCTTTTTTTATTGTGTTGCTGTaacttgtgttttttatttGCTCTTATGATGAATTGGCAGGAGATGTTatgtaaataaaatattcatatttgTGAGGTTACAAAGTTAATCTGAAATTAATTTGTCAACAACACTTGTTTTGTTTCAACAATGACTATTATTCAGGTacaaatatttctaaaatacaATCTTCTTATCCCTCTTCAAACgatatttattttccttttgaaatggaaaaattgtaaaatattatttgttgagTTATTCCTGTAAGATTGTTGGTAACATAACTTTTAGGCATTCTGGTCTGAAGTTTAAATGGTAGTTCTGCACCACTCCTGAATCCTGATAGTGTTTTAATCTAGTagcatttgtttttcaaaatcttCTAGAGAATATGGGTAACTTTTTCTTCCTAAAAGAATCTTAATGACCAATGAGACGTTTTGAGCACATTCTTCCCTGCACTAATTCCAAGTGAGCGTTTCACAAACTCTACGAAGCAGCAATTCTATCATTAATAATGGAGAAAATGAACTTTAAATGAATGAAAGAGAATATATAATGAGATGGATTTTCAAAGTGTAGTCTAACTGCTGGATTAGGCTCTCATATAGAACTGGAATCTGTTGGTATTAAAAAGCAATTCAtacctctttctttctttcaggGTTTTACCATGGTTCCTGTGTTTCTCAGTACACAAACATCTTAGTCaaaaccacccccccccccccccctttttttttttttacttttactttttgaaGACATTCAAACTCAGTGAGTTGATGAAACAAAAGgtcaccaaaaattaaagaaagtatAACTATAGTCTTTGGTAAAATAGCACCAATCTACTTCAAATTTACAACAGTGAGGGAAGAGTGACTTAAACCATGAGCGGCTGTTGGAAACACTAAGATCAGTTGAAGTACAAGGTTTTTAGCTAAGATAACGGTTGAATTCTTTCTCAAAACATACTTAAATCTTAAGGAATGATTTGTGCCAATTTAATTTCATCGTACAAGACAAAGACAACAGCTGTATTAGTCCCCTCTTTGTTAA
The sequence above is drawn from the Quercus robur chromosome 7, dhQueRobu3.1, whole genome shotgun sequence genome and encodes:
- the LOC126693596 gene encoding uncharacterized protein LOC126693596 isoform X1, yielding MRLMGILIINFKMKKMIALGFEGSANKIGVGVVTLDGTILSNPRHTYITPPGQGFLPRETAQHHLQHILPLIKSALKTAQITPDEIDCLCYTKGPGMGAPLQVAAVVVRILSQLWKKPIVAVNHCVAHIEMGRIVTGADDPVVLYVSGGNTQVIAYSEGRYQIFGETIDIAVGNCLDRFARVLTLSNDPNPGYNIEQLAKKGEQFIDLPYVVKGMDVSFSGILSYIEATAVEKLKNNECTPADLCYSLQETVFAMLVEITERAMAHCDTKDVLIVGGVGCNERLQEMMRTMCSERGGKLFATDDRYCIDNGAMIAYTGLLAYAHGTVTPLEESTFTQRFRTDEVHAIWRQKNEPSNMNGLMQESS
- the LOC126693596 gene encoding uncharacterized protein LOC126693596 isoform X2, which gives rise to MKKMIALGFEGSANKIGVGVVTLDGTILSNPRHTYITPPGQGFLPRETAQHHLQHILPLIKSALKTAQITPDEIDCLCYTKGPGMGAPLQVAAVVVRILSQLWKKPIVAVNHCVAHIEMGRIVTGADDPVVLYVSGGNTQVIAYSEGRYQIFGETIDIAVGNCLDRFARVLTLSNDPNPGYNIEQLAKKGEQFIDLPYVVKGMDVSFSGILSYIEATAVEKLKNNECTPADLCYSLQETVFAMLVEITERAMAHCDTKDVLIVGGVGCNERLQEMMRTMCSERGGKLFATDDRYCIDNGAMIAYTGLLAYAHGTVTPLEESTFTQRFRTDEVHAIWRQKNEPSNMNGLMQESS